AATGGGGGTCATCGGTCTCATCGCAATGCACATCCACCAGGCAACCGGTGCGCTCGGCCAGGTCCATCAGGAACTTCACCGAACTCACGCCTTGGTCGCGGGTGTATTCGAAGTGGGGGATGCCGCCGATCACGTCGGCGCCCAGGCGGATGGCTTCTTCCATCAGTTCGCGGCCGTTGCGATAAGACTCGATGCCTTCCTGAGGAAAGGCGACGATTTGCAGGTCGATCAGGTGCGTGCTTTCCTCGCGGACTTGCAGCATGGCCTTGAGCGCGGTGAGGCCTGGATCGGTGACGTCAACGTGTGTGCGTACATGTTGGATGCCGTGCGCGGCGAGGGCCTGGATGGTTTTTTTGGCGCGGGTCTTGGTGTCTTCCAAGGTGATGGTGGCTTTGCGTTCGCCCCAGCATTCGATGCCTTCAAACAACGTGCCGCTCATGTTCCAGCGCGGTTCGCCAGCGGTAAGGGTGGCGTCGAGGTGGATGTGCGGTTCGACGAAGGGCGGGATGACCAGGTTGCCGGCGGCGTCCAGGTCGTCGGCGTTCAATACAGGCGCTGTCGCCTGTGGGGTGATGCTGGCGATCCGGCCGTTTTCCAGGTGCAGATCATGCAGGCCTTCACGGTTACGCAGGCGGGCGTTGATGATGTGCATGGGCAAGTTCCTCTTGGCTAAAAAGTCAGGCAGACAGCCGCCAGATCATCAGGGCAATGCCGATGTCCAGGCGGTCATATGAATTATCCAGCGTCAGCCCGCACAGGGCTTCGATGCGCTGGACGCGGTGGGTCATGGTATTGCGGTGCAGGGCCAGGCGCTGGGCGGCGGCCATCAGGTTACCATTCTCGTGGAACCAGGCTTCCAGGGTTGGCATCAAGCTGGGGCCATGATGCGCGTCGTGGCGCAGCAACGGCCCCAGTCGCTCATTCAGAAATTGGTCGAGCAGCGCACGATCACGCACGCCGCTGAGCAACTTGAGCACGCCCAGTTCGTCATACACGCACAGCCCGGCGCGCTCGCTGAACCGTCGCGCGGCGGCCAACGCCTGGCGTGCTTCATCCTGCGCCTGGGCCAGCCGCGCAGGAGGGTGCGCGGCAGCGCTAAGGCCGACAAACAACTTGAGCGGCGCCAGGCGCAGGTTCAGTGGGTTCAGCCAGTTCGCCAATTGCTGGCGGTTGGCCAAGGCGGCGCCAGCATCCGAGGCTGGCAGCAGCAGAGTCCATTGCCCGGCTCGGCCCAGCACCGGTAATGCTGCCGACAGCTGGCGCAAGCGACGACCGATGCTGTCGTGTTGCCGGGCCAGTTGCGCCTCTACCTGCGGTGTATCGCCTTGAGCGAACAACGATTCGCTGCCCTCCAGTTGCAACTGCACAACCTGCCAATGCCCGGCCAGCGGCATATCCAATTGCGCGGCGCGGTGCAACAGCACCTCCAGGGATTGGTAGTCACCGGTCAACAAACGTTCCAGCACATCATGGCGCGAACGGCCCAATTGCTCGGACTGGATCAGCGCGGAGCCAATCGCCTGGGTCACCAGCACCATTTTCAGCGAGTAGGGCTGCTCGATCAGCGGCATGCCCGCGGCTTCGGCGGCGTCCAGTAACCGCTGGGGAATCAGCTGGATATACGCCGGCCCGGTGAGAATTACCAGGCCGGCCACTTGGCGCTGACAGGCTTCTTCCAGCAGTTGCAGCAGATTGGCGTCATCGCGCGGGTGGTTGATGCCGGTGACGAACACCAGTTCGCCCCCCAGCACCCACTCGGCGATCCCACTGTTCTCTGCCACGTAGGGCCATCGCACGCGGTTATCCAGACCGTCCTGGCCAGCGCGCAGGCGCATCGATTCCAGACCAGGCAAGGC
The genomic region above belongs to Pseudomonas sp. S35 and contains:
- a CDS encoding PucR family transcriptional regulator ligand-binding domain-containing protein gives rise to the protein MSLTVADVLALPGLESMRLRAGQDGLDNRVRWPYVAENSGIAEWVLGGELVFVTGINHPRDDANLLQLLEEACQRQVAGLVILTGPAYIQLIPQRLLDAAEAAGMPLIEQPYSLKMVLVTQAIGSALIQSEQLGRSRHDVLERLLTGDYQSLEVLLHRAAQLDMPLAGHWQVVQLQLEGSESLFAQGDTPQVEAQLARQHDSIGRRLRQLSAALPVLGRAGQWTLLLPASDAGAALANRQQLANWLNPLNLRLAPLKLFVGLSAAAHPPARLAQAQDEARQALAAARRFSERAGLCVYDELGVLKLLSGVRDRALLDQFLNERLGPLLRHDAHHGPSLMPTLEAWFHENGNLMAAAQRLALHRNTMTHRVQRIEALCGLTLDNSYDRLDIGIALMIWRLSA
- the codA gene encoding cytosine deaminase, with the translated sequence MHIINARLRNREGLHDLHLENGRIASITPQATAPVLNADDLDAAGNLVIPPFVEPHIHLDATLTAGEPRWNMSGTLFEGIECWGERKATITLEDTKTRAKKTIQALAAHGIQHVRTHVDVTDPGLTALKAMLQVREESTHLIDLQIVAFPQEGIESYRNGRELMEEAIRLGADVIGGIPHFEYTRDQGVSSVKFLMDLAERTGCLVDVHCDETDDPHSRFLEVLAEEARSRDMGARVTASHTTAMGSYDNAYCAKLFRLLGHSGINFVSCPTESIHLQGRFDSFPKRRGVTRVNELLEAGMNVCFGQDSIVDPWYPLGNGNILRVLEAGLHICHMLGYRNLQTALDLVTDNSAKALALGDRYGLEPGRPANMLILSADSDYEVIRSQGLPLYSIRNGNVLMKRQPVQVEFV